The proteins below are encoded in one region of bacterium:
- a CDS encoding retropepsin-like aspartic protease, whose product MGEVKVPLWLENTFDRERYLNGELLEEQIRAVEIKALVDSGATMLMLPQEVVERLGLRMRGKVIVSYADERKEERPRAGVVTVRVGERDTDVDCIIGQPNSEALVGQIILEAMDLLVDCTNQRLIPRPESPYLPLLKLK is encoded by the coding sequence ATGGGAGAGGTTAAAGTTCCATTATGGTTAGAAAATACCTTTGATCGAGAACGATACTTAAATGGAGAACTTTTAGAGGAACAGATACGCGCCGTAGAAATAAAGGCCTTAGTAGATAGTGGAGCAACGATGTTAATGCTACCGCAAGAAGTAGTAGAACGACTGGGATTACGGATGCGGGGAAAAGTCATTGTAAGTTATGCAGATGAGCGTAAAGAAGAGAGACCTCGCGCCGGTGTAGTTACGGTCCGGGTGGGAGAACGGGATACGGATGTTGATTGTATTATTGGTCAGCCAAATAGTGAGGCACTGGTTGGTCAAATTATTCTTGAAGCAATGGATTTGTTAGTAGATTGTACCAACCAAAGGTTGATTCCGCGTCCAGAATCTCCATATCTACCATTACTAAAGTTAAAGTAA
- a CDS encoding type II toxin-antitoxin system VapC family toxin, which yields MAKRLVVDSSVALKWWLDDEEFVEEARAILKKVAASEIELVVLGLWFYEIANGLNVAVRRQRISSKRGAEFVEELQAIEVTQIPVVSQLGEIFQAAQKYNCFTAHLSL from the coding sequence ATGGCCAAAAGATTGGTGGTGGATTCCTCTGTAGCCCTAAAATGGTGGCTGGATGATGAGGAATTTGTCGAGGAAGCAAGGGCTATACTTAAAAAGGTGGCAGCTTCCGAAATTGAATTGGTTGTCCTGGGACTTTGGTTCTATGAAATAGCCAACGGGCTGAATGTAGCGGTAAGAAGGCAAAGAATCTCCAGCAAACGAGGAGCGGAGTTTGTGGAAGAACTTCAGGCTATCGAAGTTACCCAAATTCCTGTTGTTTCTCAATTGGGGGAAATATTTCAAGCGGCTCAAAAATATAATTGTTTTACTGCCCACCTCTCTCTATAA
- a CDS encoding type II toxin-antitoxin system VapB family antitoxin: protein MRTMVEIEDKVLNEVVNLTGAKNKKNAILIAIDDYLRMKKGEALAPHKEAMLKRLLGRNPVKVAPLKVKELIEEGRR, encoded by the coding sequence ATGAGAACTATGGTGGAAATAGAGGACAAGGTATTAAATGAGGTAGTCAATCTCACCGGCGCCAAGAATAAGAAGAATGCCATTCTGATTGCCATTGACGACTATCTGAGAATGAAAAAGGGGGAAGCCCTTGCACCTCATAAAGAAGCCATGTTAAAAAGGTTGTTGGGAAGAAACCCCGTTAAAGTAGCCCCTTTGAAGGTTAAGGAGTTAATTGAAGAGGGGAGAAGATAG
- a CDS encoding nucleotidyltransferase domain-containing protein: MAPIPDEVIKKIQRFHDMVTSVGIRLERVILFGSYAKGKANQWSDIDIALVSRDFQGIGFYDRQRINPFILKIDTRFELHPYRTEDFTEEDPFIKEILNEGIEIAIEGMK, encoded by the coding sequence ATGGCTCCTATCCCAGATGAGGTGATAAAAAAAATACAAAGGTTTCATGATATGGTCACTTCAGTCGGCATTAGATTGGAGCGGGTAATTCTCTTTGGATCTTATGCTAAGGGAAAGGCAAATCAATGGAGCGATATTGATATCGCTTTGGTTTCAAGAGACTTCCAGGGAATCGGCTTTTATGACAGGCAAAGAATTAATCCCTTTATTTTAAAAATAGATACAAGGTTTGAACTACATCCTTACAGGACTGAGGACTTTACAGAAGAGGATCCCTTTATCAAGGAAATTTTGAACGAGGGTATCGAGATAGCCATAGAGGGTATGAAATAA
- a CDS encoding HEPN domain-containing protein, with protein sequence MKRYIEYWLSSAAHDLEAAETLFQNKKYDWCLFIGHLVLEKVLKAFYVRDNQESPPRIHNLVRLSEHTRLPLTEVQRQFLADVNDFNREVRYPDIKQKFYQMCTKEFTQEQFSKIKEMYQWLLSQMR encoded by the coding sequence GTGAAAAGATATATTGAGTATTGGCTTAGTTCAGCCGCCCATGATTTGGAAGCCGCGGAAACTCTCTTCCAGAACAAGAAATATGACTGGTGCCTTTTTATCGGTCATTTGGTCCTTGAAAAAGTTCTCAAGGCTTTTTATGTCAGAGATAATCAGGAATCACCCCCACGGATTCATAATCTGGTCAGACTATCTGAGCACACGCGACTTCCTCTTACAGAAGTGCAACGGCAATTTCTGGCAGATGTAAACGACTTTAACAGAGAGGTTCGGTATCCGGACATAAAACAGAAATTTTATCAGATGTGCACCAAGGAATTTACGCAAGAACAGTTTTCTAAGATAAAGGAGATGTACCAATGGCTCCTATCCCAGATGAGGTGA
- a CDS encoding GNAT family protein: protein MKGCFIEGEKIYLRPFNESDIEIWYQWFNNEEVTYHMDKRRFPNTPEKQLKFMKGINASPSDIQLAIVHKKDDELIGTVGLHLIDFINRNADISIVIGEKKYWKKGIGKEACNLVIDHAFNMLNLHKLTAGMVEENMASYNLFVSLGFEKEGVYKEQVFLHGKYRNIVKLGLPKGNYLATEAQRHMVE from the coding sequence ATGAAGGGTTGTTTTATTGAGGGAGAGAAGATTTATCTTAGGCCTTTTAATGAGAGTGACATAGAAATATGGTATCAATGGTTTAACAATGAGGAAGTAACTTATCATATGGATAAAAGAAGGTTTCCTAATACGCCGGAAAAACAATTGAAGTTTATGAAAGGGATTAATGCCAGTCCTTCTGATATTCAATTAGCCATTGTTCACAAGAAAGATGATGAATTAATCGGCACAGTGGGCCTTCACCTGATAGATTTTATAAATCGCAATGCCGATATTTCTATAGTTATAGGAGAGAAGAAATACTGGAAGAAGGGGATCGGTAAAGAAGCGTGTAATCTCGTTATAGATCATGCCTTCAATATGTTGAATTTGCATAAACTGACTGCCGGGATGGTGGAGGAAAATATGGCGAGCTATAACCTATTTGTTTCCTTAGGATTTGAGAAAGAAGGGGTATACAAAGAACAGGTATTTTTGCATGGGAAGTACAGGAATATTGTGAAGTTAGGATTGCCAAAAGGTAACTACTTAGCCACTGAGGCCCAACGACACATGGTTGAGTAG
- a CDS encoding Gfo/Idh/MocA family oxidoreductase: MKISPFKTLLIGFGRIGAAYADDPAMAECIPYASHAQVLASHRAFAWNAVVDSSEDACRLAEKRWNIPETSTTILNLCCREEIEVAVIATPPEVRVEMLEALPNLRAVLVEKPLGLSVKDAENFLHVCQSRNILVQVNLTRRTDKMMQGLADGGLYEKIGSVQAAFGIYGNGLINNGTHMIDLVRMLLGEVKAVQAIPYFQAFTEGPIRGDTNLAFILFMESGLSVVMEPIRFSHYRECSLDLWGERGRLEILQEGLTVIEYPRVSCRSLQGAMEVASERASIQTTDYGYALYRMYDNLSEALIKGEVLKSPGDSALKTEMVVEAVFESAHKKSEVISIGGRSDNAN; encoded by the coding sequence ATGAAAATATCTCCTTTTAAGACATTGTTGATTGGATTTGGCCGCATCGGGGCAGCCTATGCGGATGATCCGGCAATGGCTGAGTGTATTCCGTATGCCTCGCACGCCCAGGTCTTGGCCTCGCATAGAGCCTTTGCCTGGAATGCTGTGGTCGATAGTTCAGAAGATGCCTGCCGACTGGCGGAGAAACGTTGGAACATTCCGGAGACCAGCACGACGATATTAAACCTGTGTTGTCGTGAGGAAATCGAGGTGGCGGTTATTGCCACGCCTCCTGAAGTCAGGGTGGAGATGCTTGAGGCTTTACCCAATTTGCGCGCGGTGTTAGTTGAAAAACCACTGGGACTTTCAGTAAAAGATGCTGAGAATTTTCTCCACGTCTGCCAGAGCCGTAATATCTTGGTTCAAGTTAATCTTACTCGACGCACCGATAAAATGATGCAAGGATTAGCCGACGGTGGTCTTTATGAGAAGATTGGATCAGTTCAGGCGGCTTTTGGAATCTACGGCAATGGTCTGATCAATAATGGCACCCATATGATCGATTTAGTCCGAATGCTTCTTGGAGAAGTTAAGGCTGTGCAGGCTATTCCTTATTTCCAGGCTTTCACCGAAGGGCCAATACGCGGTGATACGAATCTTGCCTTTATCCTCTTTATGGAAAGTGGCCTCTCGGTTGTAATGGAGCCAATTCGATTTTCTCATTACCGAGAGTGCAGCCTCGATCTCTGGGGGGAGCGGGGTAGGTTAGAAATCTTGCAAGAAGGATTAACGGTCATAGAATACCCACGTGTTTCATGCCGATCGCTTCAAGGCGCTATGGAGGTTGCTTCTGAGAGGGCAAGCATTCAGACTACGGATTATGGCTATGCCCTTTATCGTATGTACGATAATTTGTCCGAGGCTTTGATAAAAGGCGAAGTCCTTAAAAGCCCAGGGGATTCAGCCTTAAAAACAGAGATGGTTGTTGAAGCTGTTTTTGAATCTGCCCACAAGAAGAGCGAAGTTATTTCTATAGGTGGTCGATCTGATAATGCTAACTAA
- a CDS encoding glycosyltransferase family protein — MSHHVNTNKRKPKVVASIEARMSSSRFPGKMLADLNGQPALTRLIRRLRQCRTLDDIILATSVEAADDALEDWAKKEGVKCYRGSEDDVLLRVVETQQTAGGEVVVEITGDCILTDPDVVDIGVNTFLANNCDMVTNCERFSFPPGLYVQVFRLADLEEVEEKIDDPAVREHVSLYFYEHPERYRIIHLMASPRWLLPQDCRLYLDYPEDLQFLKEIYRRLESRYGEAFGAQEIVNLLHKEPELMEINRYCENKPVR, encoded by the coding sequence ATGAGCCACCATGTAAATACGAATAAAAGAAAACCCAAAGTCGTGGCCAGTATCGAGGCAAGGATGTCCTCATCGCGATTTCCTGGGAAAATGCTGGCCGATTTAAACGGTCAACCGGCTCTGACGCGTTTGATTCGGCGTTTGCGGCAATGCCGAACATTAGATGATATTATCCTTGCTACCTCAGTAGAAGCAGCAGATGATGCCCTTGAAGATTGGGCCAAGAAAGAAGGTGTGAAATGCTATCGAGGTAGTGAGGATGATGTATTGCTTCGGGTAGTGGAGACTCAGCAAACTGCCGGCGGCGAGGTAGTTGTGGAAATAACCGGCGATTGTATCCTCACTGATCCTGATGTGGTTGATATAGGGGTTAATACTTTTCTTGCCAATAATTGCGATATGGTAACCAATTGTGAGAGATTTTCTTTTCCGCCAGGGCTTTATGTCCAGGTTTTTCGCCTGGCTGATCTGGAAGAGGTGGAGGAGAAAATTGATGATCCGGCGGTCCGTGAGCATGTATCATTATACTTTTACGAGCACCCAGAGCGTTATCGCATAATTCACCTGATGGCCTCCCCGCGTTGGCTGTTGCCACAAGACTGCCGTCTCTATCTGGATTATCCCGAAGACCTTCAATTTCTCAAAGAAATATACCGCCGTCTTGAGTCTCGATATGGTGAGGCCTTTGGAGCCCAGGAGATTGTTAATTTGCTTCACAAAGAGCCGGAACTGATGGAGATTAACAGGTATTGTGAGAATAAGCCCGTTAGATGA
- a CDS encoding DegT/DnrJ/EryC1/StrS family aminotransferase has protein sequence MSKLAILGGDPVLNTPLVRYNSIGSEEIEAVNRVMRSGFLSGFYGSWADEFFGGPMVQSFEGAWARRFGSKHAVSVNSATSGLYAAMGAIGIEPGDEVIVPPLTMSATVMAPLIYGGIPVFVDLEPDTFCLDPKLVRQHITPKTKAILVVNLFGHPAALAELKALADEKGIKLIEDNAQAPLATENGRFAGTIGHIGVFSLNYHKHIHTGEGGVCLTDDDDLAFRLQLIRNHAEACVERAGVQNIVNMVGFNFRMTEICAAIGLEQLKKADYHIGRRERLAEQLNEGTKDLEGLIPPFPREGCRHVYYMWQMRFDPELIGVSRETFARALETEGFPNFLGYLPPLYLLPLFHKRIAIGSQGFPFNQSDRVYEKGLCPVAERMHEIELIGFDVCGFKVSEPETELLIEAVRKVHKHRDELKKLEERK, from the coding sequence ATGAGTAAATTAGCAATCTTGGGGGGAGACCCGGTTTTAAATACCCCCTTAGTCCGGTACAACTCCATTGGTTCTGAGGAGATAGAGGCTGTTAATCGGGTCATGCGTTCGGGTTTTTTGTCCGGTTTTTACGGGTCGTGGGCTGATGAGTTTTTTGGCGGGCCAATGGTGCAATCTTTCGAAGGGGCTTGGGCGCGTCGGTTTGGGAGCAAGCATGCAGTTTCAGTGAACTCCGCTACTTCGGGTCTATATGCGGCTATGGGGGCTATTGGCATTGAACCCGGAGACGAGGTCATTGTTCCGCCTCTCACTATGTCAGCTACAGTTATGGCTCCTCTTATCTACGGTGGTATTCCGGTCTTTGTCGATCTCGAACCCGATACATTTTGCCTTGATCCCAAGCTGGTAAGACAACATATTACGCCGAAGACCAAAGCCATTCTTGTCGTTAATCTGTTTGGGCACCCCGCCGCCCTGGCAGAATTAAAGGCCCTCGCTGATGAAAAAGGCATCAAACTCATTGAAGATAACGCCCAGGCTCCACTGGCCACAGAAAATGGCCGCTTCGCTGGAACAATCGGTCACATAGGAGTTTTCAGCCTGAATTACCATAAGCATATTCACACCGGTGAAGGTGGTGTATGTCTTACTGATGATGATGACTTGGCTTTCCGCTTACAGTTGATCCGTAATCATGCCGAAGCTTGTGTTGAACGGGCGGGGGTGCAAAATATTGTAAATATGGTGGGGTTTAACTTTCGCATGACCGAAATCTGTGCGGCGATTGGTTTGGAGCAGCTAAAAAAGGCTGATTATCATATTGGTCGACGCGAAAGACTGGCCGAACAACTCAATGAAGGCACCAAAGATCTTGAAGGCTTAATTCCTCCGTTTCCCCGAGAGGGTTGCCGCCATGTTTATTATATGTGGCAAATGCGCTTTGATCCGGAATTAATAGGGGTTTCCCGGGAGACTTTTGCCAGGGCTCTTGAAACCGAAGGTTTTCCAAACTTCTTAGGTTACCTGCCGCCGTTATATCTCTTACCGCTTTTTCATAAACGTATAGCGATAGGTAGCCAGGGATTTCCGTTTAACCAGTCGGATCGAGTTTATGAAAAAGGGCTTTGTCCGGTGGCAGAACGTATGCACGAAATAGAGCTTATTGGCTTTGATGTCTGTGGATTCAAGGTGTCCGAACCTGAAACAGAGCTGCTTATTGAAGCAGTTCGAAAGGTTCATAAACATCGTGATGAACTTAAGAAACTGGAGGAGCGGAAATGA
- a CDS encoding HisA/HisF-related TIM barrel protein, protein MLKIRVIPILIIQDGLLKKPVQFRNPRTVANPISIARVFEERQVDELILLDRGLTVDEEDVDPDLVRDIAEELYVPFAFGGGIRSVETMKKIIQAGAEKIVINTAAVEMPELVTKGAEKFGSQCIVVSIDALETNGAYEVYIRSGSEPTGLDAVEWAKRVEKLGAGEILINSIRHEGLMKGYDIDLIKAISDAVDIPVIAAGGAGKLSDFVQAVQEGHASAVAAGSIYHYTKYTPNMVKGVMSKAGIPVRLYPDENYEIT, encoded by the coding sequence ATGCTTAAAATACGGGTCATACCAATTTTGATTATTCAAGATGGTCTGCTGAAAAAACCAGTGCAATTTAGGAATCCGCGCACGGTAGCCAATCCCATTTCGATCGCGCGGGTATTTGAGGAACGACAGGTCGATGAACTCATTCTTTTAGACCGGGGATTAACGGTAGATGAGGAAGATGTTGATCCGGATCTGGTAAGAGATATTGCTGAGGAGCTATATGTGCCATTTGCGTTTGGTGGTGGCATCAGATCTGTAGAAACAATGAAAAAAATTATTCAAGCTGGAGCAGAGAAGATCGTAATCAATACGGCGGCGGTGGAGATGCCGGAGCTTGTTACTAAGGGGGCGGAGAAATTTGGTAGTCAATGTATTGTCGTTTCGATTGATGCGCTAGAGACGAATGGCGCCTATGAAGTATATATCCGAAGTGGTTCAGAGCCTACAGGGCTTGATGCGGTTGAGTGGGCGAAACGTGTGGAAAAACTTGGCGCCGGTGAAATCCTGATCAATTCTATACGACATGAGGGCCTAATGAAAGGCTATGATATCGATCTGATTAAAGCCATATCAGACGCGGTTGATATCCCTGTAATTGCTGCGGGCGGGGCTGGAAAATTATCCGATTTCGTTCAAGCTGTTCAAGAGGGGCATGCGTCAGCCGTAGCCGCGGGAAGTATATATCATTATACAAAGTACACCCCGAATATGGTGAAAGGGGTGATGAGCAAGGCAGGCATTCCTGTTCGGTTATACCCCGATGAAAATTATGAGATAACGTGA
- the hisH gene encoding imidazole glycerol phosphate synthase subunit HisH, with protein MSLKITIIDYEAGNLRNIQKAIEHLGYKALISKQINAVEEADILVLPGVGAFHSGMNVLEGLGLIEALRKAVIKNRKPLLGVCLGMQLLGREGHEGGKRAGLGFLPMTIHRLQSDKKGLRLPHIGWDNVVASDHSVLFSEIPKDPDFYFVHSYQAVCEDESIIAATCEYGHRFVAAVEKDNIFATQFHPEKSQRYGLQVLKNFMNYCKTYKPGND; from the coding sequence ATGTCTTTAAAGATAACTATAATCGATTACGAAGCCGGCAATCTGCGAAATATTCAAAAAGCCATCGAGCACCTTGGATATAAGGCACTTATTTCTAAACAGATAAATGCAGTTGAAGAGGCTGATATTTTGGTGTTGCCTGGTGTGGGCGCCTTCCATAGCGGGATGAACGTCTTGGAGGGCCTTGGTCTTATCGAGGCGTTGCGTAAGGCGGTGATAAAGAACAGGAAACCCCTTCTCGGCGTATGTCTTGGAATGCAGCTTTTGGGTAGAGAAGGCCACGAAGGGGGAAAACGTGCTGGTCTGGGATTTCTTCCTATGACCATTCACAGACTCCAATCCGATAAAAAGGGACTCAGGCTTCCCCACATAGGATGGGATAACGTGGTCGCCTCTGATCATTCGGTTTTGTTTTCAGAAATTCCGAAAGATCCGGATTTCTACTTTGTGCACAGTTATCAGGCAGTATGTGAAGACGAGTCAATTATTGCGGCTACATGTGAATATGGTCATAGATTTGTAGCGGCGGTAGAAAAAGATAATATCTTTGCCACTCAGTTTCATCCTGAGAAAAGTCAACGTTATGGTCTGCAGGTATTGAAGAATTTTATGAATTACTGTAAAACTTACAAACCAGGAAACGATTAA
- a CDS encoding N-acetyl sugar amidotransferase: protein MRFCTKCVTPDTRPDLRFDQEGVCDACRSFEKKYGLHEDSIDWDQRRKEFEQLIEKYRQKDPLRYDCVIPVSGGKDSHLTIYYAKVVYGLSPLCVCFEPTLPTEIGRRNLENISKLGVDLIHFKRNPIIYDKLILEGFKRVGDMEWANHMGIWSVPVHFAIRFNIPLILWGESPQMEYGGAETVSEINKRIFDEDWLNDYGCLNGLRPQDMVSEELGILLSDLKLYVYPTKEEVARWGGVGVFMGYYFKWNVPENFKIIEGIGWKRRTGRIEISYTDHEKLDCLSMNLHDYLKYVKYGYGRATDSASYDIRNGVIDREQGVRLVEKYDGRYPKECVERFCEHFKMTKKEFDEICEGFTNKALFKRKDGELVRDIDGSLVMKEKYIEFRRNPWQSWEVRRTKNQILAKVA, encoded by the coding sequence ATGAGGTTTTGCACTAAATGTGTTACCCCGGATACCCGACCGGATCTTCGTTTTGACCAAGAGGGGGTTTGTGATGCTTGTCGATCATTTGAAAAAAAATATGGCCTGCATGAAGACAGTATTGATTGGGATCAGCGAAGAAAGGAGTTTGAACAGCTTATTGAAAAATACCGTCAAAAAGATCCACTCCGATATGATTGTGTAATCCCCGTCAGTGGTGGAAAGGACAGCCATTTAACTATATATTACGCAAAGGTTGTTTACGGCCTAAGCCCTTTATGTGTTTGCTTTGAACCAACTTTACCCACAGAAATTGGCCGTCGTAATCTCGAAAATATTAGCAAGCTGGGGGTTGATCTGATCCATTTCAAGCGCAACCCGATTATTTATGACAAATTAATATTGGAAGGATTTAAAAGAGTAGGTGATATGGAGTGGGCGAATCATATGGGAATCTGGAGTGTGCCCGTTCACTTCGCCATAAGATTTAATATCCCGCTCATTTTATGGGGTGAATCTCCCCAAATGGAATATGGAGGGGCCGAGACTGTTTCTGAAATCAATAAACGTATCTTTGATGAAGACTGGTTGAATGATTATGGTTGTCTTAATGGTCTGCGCCCTCAAGATATGGTTTCGGAAGAGCTGGGTATCTTACTTTCGGATTTAAAATTATATGTTTATCCAACAAAAGAAGAGGTTGCAAGGTGGGGAGGAGTTGGTGTCTTTATGGGATATTACTTTAAGTGGAATGTCCCTGAAAACTTTAAAATAATAGAAGGTATTGGCTGGAAAAGAAGAACAGGAAGGATTGAAATTTCATACACAGACCATGAAAAATTGGATTGTCTATCGATGAATCTCCACGATTACTTGAAATATGTGAAATATGGATATGGTCGGGCCACAGACTCTGCCTCTTATGATATTCGTAACGGGGTCATTGATAGAGAACAGGGGGTCAGGCTGGTTGAGAAATATGACGGAAGGTATCCCAAGGAGTGTGTCGAAAGATTTTGCGAACATTTCAAAATGACTAAAAAGGAATTCGATGAGATTTGTGAGGGATTTACCAACAAAGCCTTATTTAAAAGGAAAGACGGCGAGCTTGTTCGAGATATTGATGGAAGTTTAGTGATGAAAGAAAAGTATATTGAGTTCAGACGAAATCCCTGGCAAAGTTGGGAAGTACGTCGTACAAAAAACCAGATTTTAGCTAAAGTTGCCTAA
- a CDS encoding nucleotidyltransferase family protein, with product MDHNVNIKDIIINKEYTLLECYRLLNDTGERILVCLEDGRLMGIIMDSDLRRGILSGIKLEDKIATVINPHPVVATSDMSKNAILALMKEKSVDPVPVVDKEGNFVDLYRMNELLRSIDLPNSAVIMAGGLGRRLMPLTKDMPKPLLRIGGKPIIEHVIRHIADCRIESFYITVNYKSDMIKKYLKDGQHLGVKITYLEEKKQLGTIGAISLLKNHAIEFPFIVMNGDILTRVNFRNLLEEHKSSGNPLTVCLRMYHYDVPYGVVDVHDGKVMGVSEKPEYDFFINAGIYCMSPELIEFIPSDSYYDIDMLINSFLSKGITIGTFPIDEYWRDIGNIKDFYGAKSDFQNGNIV from the coding sequence ATGGATCACAATGTTAATATCAAGGATATTATAATTAACAAAGAGTATACCTTATTGGAATGTTATCGCCTGCTTAATGATACGGGGGAGAGGATATTAGTATGCCTTGAAGATGGAAGACTGATGGGTATTATAATGGATAGTGACTTAAGACGAGGCATCCTGTCGGGCATAAAACTGGAAGACAAAATTGCTACTGTTATTAACCCTCATCCAGTGGTCGCCACTTCTGATATGTCGAAAAACGCTATCCTGGCCCTAATGAAGGAAAAGAGCGTAGATCCTGTACCGGTGGTGGATAAGGAGGGGAACTTTGTCGATCTATACCGGATGAACGAACTGCTAAGATCAATAGACCTTCCCAACAGTGCCGTTATAATGGCCGGGGGGTTAGGAAGGCGATTGATGCCGCTAACAAAGGATATGCCCAAGCCGCTCTTAAGAATCGGCGGCAAACCGATTATTGAACATGTAATTAGGCATATTGCCGATTGCAGAATAGAATCTTTTTATATCACTGTAAATTACAAAAGCGATATGATAAAAAAGTATCTTAAAGACGGTCAACATCTGGGAGTAAAAATAACTTATTTAGAAGAGAAAAAACAACTGGGGACCATAGGTGCGATAAGTCTTTTAAAAAACCATGCGATCGAGTTTCCCTTTATTGTTATGAACGGAGACATTTTGACTCGAGTTAACTTCCGTAACTTATTGGAAGAACATAAAAGTAGCGGTAATCCTTTGACCGTATGTTTGAGAATGTATCATTACGATGTCCCCTATGGAGTGGTTGATGTGCACGACGGGAAGGTCATGGGGGTTAGCGAAAAGCCCGAATACGATTTCTTTATTAACGCCGGCATTTATTGTATGAGCCCTGAATTGATAGAATTTATTCCATCCGACAGCTATTACGATATTGACATGCTGATTAATTCATTCCTCTCCAAAGGGATAACCATTGGGACCTTTCCTATAGATGAATACTGGCGCGATATCGGGAATATTAAAGATTTCTATGGGGCCAAGAGTGATTTTCAAAATGGGAATATAGTTTAA
- a CDS encoding DegT/DnrJ/EryC1/StrS family aminotransferase encodes MKNTWRFTDREFNYIREVLDSGFGSSTSGSMNNRFEKAFAEAVGAKYAITFNSGTSTLHAALEAVGVKAGDEVIIPPLTVISNADVILAQNAIPVFADIEPDTFNIDPKDVEKKITEKTRAIMPVSLYGLPCDLDPLMELAEKHHIFVINDAAEAHMAIYKGRPIAEIAHITSYSLENSKQITTGDGGIVVTNNEELAIKMRKFGSLGYAAMKSGDGRIRLNKDIFQDPGYKRHDAFGYNYRMPEVAAALGLAQTERMGFFIQLRCDIANMYAAVIRDCDYLVPQKVPQGYVNTYWCYTVKYEREDVSWQDFRKKYVEFGGDGIYAAWTLTYEETLFASEAYKKRCPYIYNDLSYPKGICPVAEEIQPKLMQFVNNYGSIEEAKPRVEALAKTINYFR; translated from the coding sequence ATGAAAAATACCTGGAGATTTACCGATAGAGAATTTAACTATATTAGAGAAGTCTTGGATTCAGGATTCGGCTCCAGTACTTCGGGAAGTATGAATAATAGGTTTGAAAAAGCCTTTGCTGAGGCAGTAGGCGCAAAATACGCCATCACTTTTAATTCCGGAACTTCTACTTTACATGCTGCCCTGGAAGCTGTAGGAGTAAAAGCAGGCGATGAGGTTATTATTCCACCATTGACCGTGATATCCAACGCCGATGTAATTCTGGCCCAGAATGCTATTCCTGTTTTTGCCGATATTGAACCGGATACCTTCAACATAGATCCTAAGGATGTAGAAAAAAAGATTACCGAGAAGACCAGGGCAATTATGCCCGTATCTTTATACGGTTTGCCCTGTGATTTAGACCCGCTAATGGAACTGGCGGAGAAGCACCATATATTTGTCATTAATGATGCGGCTGAGGCGCATATGGCCATTTATAAAGGTCGTCCCATTGCCGAAATAGCCCATATTACCAGTTACAGCCTGGAAAATTCAAAGCAGATAACGACCGGTGATGGTGGCATAGTGGTGACCAATAATGAAGAATTGGCTATCAAGATGAGAAAGTTTGGGAGCCTGGGGTATGCGGCCATGAAATCCGGCGATGGCCGAATCAGGCTGAATAAAGATATCTTCCAGGATCCGGGTTATAAACGTCACGATGCCTTCGGTTATAATTATCGCATGCCCGAAGTGGCTGCTGCCCTGGGATTGGCCCAAACCGAGAGGATGGGATTTTTTATTCAACTTCGTTGCGATATCGCCAATATGTATGCGGCAGTTATTAGAGATTGTGATTATTTAGTCCCCCAGAAAGTCCCCCAAGGATATGTTAACACTTACTGGTGTTATACGGTTAAATATGAAAGAGAAGATGTCTCGTGGCAGGACTTCAGAAAGAAGTATGTTGAATTTGGCGGCGATGGCATTTATGCTGCCTGGACATTGACCTATGAAGAAACCCTTTTTGCTTCAGAGGCGTATAAGAAAAGATGCCCTTATATTTATAATGACCTTTCTTATCCTAAAGGTATCTGCCCGGTAGCTGAAGAAATTCAGCCTAAACTGATGCAATTTGTTAATAATTATGGCTCGATAGAAGAGGCTAAACCCAGGGTGGAAGCCCTGGCCAAAACCATAAACTATTTTAGATAA